The DNA segment TCCTACTTCTTCCCCGATGACGGATTGAAATTGGAGATCTCCCCCCAAAGTAACGCCCATTTCTTTTAAAAGTTTAATTGCAATAAGTGAAGCCGCCATTCCACCTTTCATATCAGCGACACCACGACCATAAATAAACGAATCATTTATTCTAGCGCTAAATGGAGAAGAGTCCCACTCCTTGTCATCTCCCACCTCAGCAACGTCCACATGACCATTTATGATCAAGCTATTATATTGATTAGAAGCCTCACCCGCCAAAATGCCCACTACATTCGGATCTCCAGGATACACATCCCATTTATCCGTTTGAAATCCCAAATCTTCTATATATCCTTTAATAAATTCCTGGACGTCATTGGTATTGCGGGCTGGAGGACTTACTGTCGGGTAAGCAACCAGTTGGGATAGCAATTCAAGAAGTTCACCTTTTCTCGCTTCTACCTCCACTTCAATTTTCTCCGCTAATTCATTCCTCATAGTGCCTACCACCTTACATTTTGGTTTGAGTTCCCTCAATCTTCACCACTTTTTTCTGTAAAAATACTGTTAAGATTACAAATCCAATCAATGCACCGGCAAATGAGCTAAAAATAAACAATGGGATAAATCCAAATAAAGTCACTTTTTGTCCAAGCAATAGTGTGGCAATTGGATAACACAGCATAGCACCAATGATGCCTGTCCCGATTACTTCACCGAAAAACGCTAGATAGATTTTTCTAGTTTTCAGGAATAAAAGAGATGCGAGTAATGCTCCGACCATACTACCTGGGAAGGCAAACGGGGATCCTGTTCCCATAATATTTCTTAATAATGAAACACAAAAGGCTTGTGCAACAGCATAATAAGGCCCTAAAAGAACCGCTGACAGCACATTCAAGAAATGTTGAATAGGAAAAACCTTGGTAATTCCAATGGGAATATAAAAGAGATTACTGGACATGGCTCCAATTGCAATCATCATGGCGGTTAAAGTAAGCTTGTGTGTTTTCTTCATTCTCTCATCACTCCTGACCCGCTAAGGCACCTAGATTCTTTTTTAAAGCTTTTGCTGCTTCTTGCGGTGATTCCGCATGACTGATCGCAGTAATTACGGAAACGCCATCTGCCCCAGCTTTCATTACAGAACTAGCATTTTCACTCGTGATTCCACCAATTCCAACAATGGGGATAGTGAATCCTTCACTTCGTAATGCTTCAATAAGTGTCGTTCCCCGTGATGGTTTGGCGTCTGCCTTCGTGGTGGTTGGAAAAACAGGTCCGATACCAAAATAATCTGCTCCATCCCGTAAGGCTGCCATGGCTTCCTCTTTTGTATGAACAGAAACACCCAAGATTTTGTCGCCAATTTTTCCCCTTACCGTTTTAACAGATTCATCCTCTTGCCCAATATGGACACCGTCTGCATTTAATTCAATCGCAAGATCAAGATCATCATTTACAATGAAAGGGATGTGATTCTCTTTACAGATGGTTTGGAGTTTTTTAGCGAGTGAATATTTTTCAACGCCGGTTAAAGCCCCTTCTCCCTTTTCACGAAACTGAAAAAAGGTTATGCCCCCAGCAATGGCTTCCTTCAATACCTCAACAGGGTCCTTCAAGCAGTTATTGCTACCCATGATAAAATAAACACTCAATGCTTCTCGTAAATTTGTCATAAAGGGGTACCCTCTTTTCCGATCTTTCTTTTTCGATATGCCCAATGGTTAGTGGGGCCATGTCCTTGGCCGATCTTTAAATCTTCTTCAATAGCTGCCTGAATAAAATCCTTTGCTGTTAAAACGGCTTCATACACACTAGCTCCTTTTGCCAGCTCTGCAGTTAGTGCAGCAGAGAAGGTGCATCCTGTTCCATGCGTGTTTTTAGTATTGATTCGCTGGCTCGTGAACGTGTAAAATTCCTTGCCATCGAATAATACATCTACTGCATCCGTTTCATTCTCGTCATGTCCACCCTTGATGACGATATTTTTCACTCCAAGTGCATGTAATCTTCTCGCAGCTTCCTTTTTTTCCCCAACCGTTTGAATCGTCATTCCCGTTAAAACTTCCGCTTCTGGGATGTTCGGTGTGATGACCTTTGCTAGAGGCAGTAAATAGGTTTTCATCGCTGAAATCGCTTCGTTTAACAATAAAGATGCTCCGCCCTTAGCGATCATTACCGGGTCAACCACGACATTTCCCCATTGAAAAATCTTCATTTGTTCCGACACAGCTTCAATTATTTCTGCGTTAAACAGCATCCCTGTTTTTAGGGCATCTGCTCCGATATCCTCCCCAATCGCTT comes from the Neobacillus sp. PS2-9 genome and includes:
- the thiW gene encoding energy coupling factor transporter S component ThiW, giving the protein MKKTHKLTLTAMMIAIGAMSSNLFYIPIGITKVFPIQHFLNVLSAVLLGPYYAVAQAFCVSLLRNIMGTGSPFAFPGSMVGALLASLLFLKTRKIYLAFFGEVIGTGIIGAMLCYPIATLLLGQKVTLFGFIPLFIFSSFAGALIGFVILTVFLQKKVVKIEGTQTKM
- the thiE gene encoding thiamine phosphate synthase gives rise to the protein MTNLREALSVYFIMGSNNCLKDPVEVLKEAIAGGITFFQFREKGEGALTGVEKYSLAKKLQTICKENHIPFIVNDDLDLAIELNADGVHIGQEDESVKTVRGKIGDKILGVSVHTKEEAMAALRDGADYFGIGPVFPTTTKADAKPSRGTTLIEALRSEGFTIPIVGIGGITSENASSVMKAGADGVSVITAISHAESPQEAAKALKKNLGALAGQE
- the thiD gene encoding bifunctional hydroxymethylpyrimidine kinase/phosphomethylpyrimidine kinase, with the protein product MKKALTIAGSDSGGGAGIQADLKTFQELEVFGMSALTAVTAQNTLGVHGVYPMSAEAVVKQIQAIGEDIGADALKTGMLFNAEIIEAVSEQMKIFQWGNVVVDPVMIAKGGASLLLNEAISAMKTYLLPLAKVITPNIPEAEVLTGMTIQTVGEKKEAARRLHALGVKNIVIKGGHDENETDAVDVLFDGKEFYTFTSQRINTKNTHGTGCTFSAALTAELAKGASVYEAVLTAKDFIQAAIEEDLKIGQGHGPTNHWAYRKRKIGKEGTPL